Proteins co-encoded in one Prescottella sp. R16 genomic window:
- a CDS encoding ferredoxin, with the protein MEVRVDRDRCEANGVCVGIAPDIFDLDDDEQLIISSAVVPADREADVRSAIAQCPRAALTEH; encoded by the coding sequence ATGGAGGTCAGGGTCGACAGGGACCGATGTGAAGCCAACGGGGTGTGCGTCGGAATCGCTCCCGACATCTTCGATCTGGACGACGACGAGCAGTTGATCATCTCGTCGGCCGTCGTGCCGGCGGACCGGGAGGCCGATGTGCGCTCGGCCATCGCGCAGTGCCCGCGCGCCGCTCTCACCGAGCACTGA
- a CDS encoding ABC transporter permease: MVDLLEVPLRAAGGFFAMSADTLKAVFSRPFQRREFVDQAWFVARVSMVPTILVAIPFTVLVSFTINILLREIGAADLSGAGAALGAVTQVGPIVTVLIVAGAGATAICADLAARTIREEIDAMRVLGINPMHRLVVPRVLASTVVALLLNGLVCTIGILGGFLFSVYVQDVNPGSFVNGITLLTGFGELMISMLKAGLFGMIAGLMAAYLGLNVKGGAKSVGDAVNQTVVFSFMALFVVNVLVTAIGIKLTSG, translated from the coding sequence ATGGTCGACCTCCTCGAGGTGCCGTTGCGGGCCGCCGGTGGTTTCTTCGCGATGTCGGCGGACACGCTCAAGGCCGTCTTCTCACGCCCGTTCCAGCGGCGGGAGTTCGTCGATCAAGCGTGGTTCGTCGCCCGCGTGTCGATGGTGCCGACGATTCTGGTCGCGATCCCGTTCACCGTGCTGGTGAGTTTCACGATCAACATCCTGTTGCGTGAGATCGGCGCCGCCGACCTCAGTGGCGCGGGCGCCGCGCTCGGTGCGGTGACGCAGGTCGGTCCGATCGTCACGGTGCTCATCGTCGCCGGCGCCGGTGCCACCGCGATCTGTGCGGACCTCGCCGCCCGCACCATCCGGGAAGAGATCGACGCGATGCGGGTGCTCGGCATCAACCCGATGCACCGGCTGGTCGTGCCGCGAGTGCTGGCGTCCACGGTGGTCGCGCTGCTGCTCAACGGGCTGGTCTGCACCATCGGCATCCTCGGTGGCTTCCTGTTCTCGGTGTACGTGCAGGACGTCAACCCGGGATCGTTCGTCAACGGCATCACGCTGCTCACCGGATTCGGCGAGCTGATGATCTCGATGCTCAAGGCGGGACTGTTCGGCATGATCGCCGGCCTGATGGCCGCCTACCTCGGACTCAACGTCAAGGGCGGCGCCAAGAGCGTCGGTGACGCCGTCAACCAGACCGTCGTCTTCTCGTTCATGGCGCTCTTCGTGGTCAACGTGCTCGTCACCGCCATCGGCATCAAGCTGACGTCCGGGTGA
- a CDS encoding 3-oxoacyl-ACP reductase — protein MSADSSREIGLEGKVAIVTGSGSGLGRAEAIGLAQSGASVVVNDLAAGDAVESTLDEIRTLGGKVEFVAGDVGERATADALMAAAQGLGGVDIVVNNAGICRDRMLFGMSDDEWDLVLKVHLRGHFLLSRNAAAYWRDKSKADGAPVYGRLINTSSEAGLLGPAGQPNYGAAKAGITALTLSAARGLSRYGVRANAICPRARTTMTEGVFADAPEGEVDPLSPEHVSALVSYLASPAADKVNGQVFVVYGPMVALMAAPVVEQRFDASAAQWTPAMLADEVGSYFDDRDPERMFSASQALRSLG, from the coding sequence ATGAGTGCAGACAGCAGCCGCGAGATCGGCTTGGAGGGCAAGGTCGCCATCGTGACCGGGTCCGGATCCGGTCTCGGCCGGGCGGAGGCGATCGGTCTCGCGCAGTCCGGCGCGTCCGTCGTCGTCAACGATCTCGCCGCAGGCGACGCCGTCGAGTCGACGCTCGACGAGATCCGCACTCTCGGCGGCAAGGTCGAGTTCGTCGCCGGAGACGTCGGGGAGCGCGCCACGGCGGACGCACTGATGGCGGCGGCACAGGGCCTCGGTGGCGTCGACATCGTCGTCAACAACGCCGGTATCTGCCGCGACCGCATGCTGTTCGGGATGTCCGACGACGAGTGGGACCTCGTCCTGAAGGTGCACCTGCGAGGCCACTTCCTACTCTCCCGCAATGCGGCCGCGTACTGGCGTGACAAGTCCAAGGCCGACGGTGCGCCCGTCTACGGCCGGCTGATCAACACGTCGTCGGAGGCCGGTCTCCTCGGCCCGGCCGGGCAGCCGAACTACGGTGCCGCCAAGGCCGGCATCACCGCGCTGACCCTCTCGGCGGCCCGGGGCCTGTCCCGCTACGGCGTCCGCGCCAACGCCATCTGCCCGCGAGCACGGACCACGATGACCGAGGGTGTGTTCGCCGACGCGCCCGAGGGCGAGGTCGATCCGCTGTCGCCCGAGCACGTGTCCGCGCTGGTGTCGTACCTGGCGTCGCCGGCGGCCGACAAGGTCAACGGGCAGGTGTTCGTCGTCTACGGCCCGATGGTGGCGCTGATGGCGGCCCCGGTCGTCGAACAGCGATTCGACGCGTCCGCGGCGCAGTGGACACCCGCAATGCTCGCGGACGAGGTCGGCTCCTACTTCGACGACCGCGACCCGGAGCGCATGTTCTCGGCATCGCAGGCGTTGCGGAGTCTCGGCTAG
- a CDS encoding ABC transporter permease: MALVASGRFVRTRRRIARTSRSVDRIGEQALFFWRALVWAPKALVHYRKETVRLVAEISMGTGALAVIGGTVVIVGFLTLFTGGTIAVQGFSSLGNIGVEALTGFFAAFINVRIAAPVIAGIGLAATIGAGSTAQLGAMRVSEEVDALECMAIPSIPYLVSTRVMAGMIAIVPLYSLAVIASFIASRFATVVINGQSGGVYDHYFSTFLNPTDILWSFVQAIVMGVAVMLIHTYYGFTASGGPVGVGVAVGNAVRSSLIAVVTVTLLISLAIYGQSGNFNLSG, from the coding sequence ATGGCTCTGGTCGCATCCGGGCGGTTCGTGCGCACTCGGCGCCGGATCGCTCGCACCTCGCGGTCGGTGGACCGAATCGGTGAGCAGGCGTTGTTCTTCTGGCGCGCTCTCGTGTGGGCGCCCAAGGCGCTCGTCCACTACCGGAAGGAAACCGTCCGGCTGGTCGCCGAGATCAGCATGGGCACCGGCGCGCTCGCCGTCATCGGCGGCACTGTCGTCATCGTCGGCTTCCTGACTCTCTTCACCGGTGGCACGATCGCCGTGCAGGGCTTCAGCTCGCTCGGCAACATCGGCGTCGAGGCCCTCACCGGCTTCTTCGCGGCATTCATCAACGTGCGCATCGCGGCGCCCGTGATCGCCGGAATCGGCCTGGCCGCCACCATCGGCGCCGGCTCGACCGCGCAGCTGGGCGCGATGCGGGTCTCCGAGGAGGTCGACGCGCTCGAATGCATGGCGATCCCGTCGATCCCGTACCTCGTGTCGACCCGTGTCATGGCCGGAATGATCGCGATCGTTCCGCTGTACTCGCTGGCCGTCATCGCGTCGTTCATCGCGAGCCGTTTCGCGACCGTCGTGATCAACGGGCAGTCGGGGGGCGTCTACGACCACTACTTCTCGACATTCCTGAACCCGACGGACATTCTGTGGTCGTTCGTGCAGGCGATCGTGATGGGCGTCGCCGTCATGCTCATCCACACCTACTACGGCTTCACCGCGAGCGGCGGTCCGGTGGGTGTCGGCGTGGCCGTCGGCAACGCGGTCCGCTCGTCGCTCATCGCCGTCGTCACGGTAACCCTGTTGATCTCGCTGGCCATCTACGGACAGTCCGGCAACTTCAATCTTTCCGGATAG
- a CDS encoding acyl-CoA dehydrogenase family protein: MDITYTPQQQELREELRSYFAQLMTPERREALAATTGEYGEGTVYRDVVRDMGRDGWLTLGWPEEFGGQARSAMDQLIFTDEAAIAGAPVPFLTINSVAPTIMHFGTPEQKAFFLPKISAGELHFSIGYSEPGAGTDLASLRTSAVKDGDDYVINGQKMWTSLIQYADYVWLACRTDPAARKHRGISMLIVPTTAEGFSSTPVHTMAGPDTSATYYQDVRVPQSSLVGEENGGWKLVTNQLNHERVALTSAGPLITALQEVREWAQNTKLADGRRVIDQEWVQINLARVHAKTEYLKLMNWEIASAQDHAPGPEAASANKVFGTEFATEAYRLLMEILGPSATIRQNSAGVLLRGRIERMHRSALILTFGGGTNEVQRDIIAMTALGQPPAKR; this comes from the coding sequence GTGGACATCACCTACACCCCGCAGCAGCAAGAGCTGCGGGAGGAACTGCGCAGTTATTTCGCACAGCTGATGACTCCCGAGCGTCGTGAGGCACTGGCCGCGACCACGGGCGAGTACGGCGAGGGCACCGTCTACCGGGACGTCGTCCGGGACATGGGGCGCGACGGCTGGCTCACACTGGGGTGGCCCGAGGAGTTCGGCGGCCAGGCCCGCTCGGCGATGGATCAGCTCATCTTCACCGACGAGGCCGCGATCGCGGGCGCACCCGTGCCGTTCCTGACGATCAACTCGGTGGCCCCGACGATCATGCATTTCGGCACCCCCGAACAGAAGGCGTTCTTCCTGCCCAAGATCTCGGCAGGTGAGCTGCACTTCTCGATCGGCTACTCCGAGCCGGGGGCGGGTACCGATCTCGCGTCGCTGCGCACGTCCGCGGTCAAGGACGGCGACGACTACGTGATCAACGGCCAGAAGATGTGGACGAGCCTGATCCAGTACGCCGACTACGTGTGGCTGGCGTGCCGCACCGATCCGGCCGCTCGGAAGCATCGCGGCATCAGCATGCTGATCGTCCCGACCACTGCGGAGGGCTTCTCCTCCACACCCGTCCACACGATGGCCGGCCCCGACACCAGCGCCACCTACTACCAGGACGTCCGCGTTCCGCAGTCCTCGCTCGTGGGTGAGGAGAACGGCGGCTGGAAGCTCGTCACCAACCAGCTCAACCACGAGCGGGTCGCGCTCACCTCCGCGGGCCCGCTCATTACTGCGCTGCAGGAAGTACGCGAGTGGGCGCAGAACACCAAACTCGCGGACGGCCGCCGGGTGATCGACCAGGAGTGGGTGCAGATCAACCTGGCCCGGGTGCACGCCAAGACCGAGTACCTCAAGCTGATGAACTGGGAGATCGCGTCGGCCCAGGATCACGCACCCGGCCCGGAGGCGGCGTCGGCCAACAAGGTGTTCGGCACCGAGTTCGCGACCGAGGCCTACCGTCTGCTGATGGAGATCCTCGGGCCGTCCGCGACGATCCGGCAGAACTCGGCCGGCGTGCTGCTGCGCGGACGCATCGAGCGGATGCACCGCTCGGCCCTCATCCTCACCTTCGGTGGCGGCACCAACGAGGTGCAGCGCGACATCATCGCGATGACCGCACTCGGTCAGCCCCCGGCCAAGCGATAA